In one window of Saprospiraceae bacterium DNA:
- a CDS encoding glycosyltransferase: MCLNYLYLAVLASFFIQILFWRLIFVKSRPNKPIKAAVACPPVSILICSHNEFPQLRQNIPLFLEQDYPAFELILIDDGSDDETEIFFSKTYTGNPKFIFKRIEKKKQGKKPALLTAVSLAQHPWLALTDADCTPKGKYWLKSMMQSAHHDSDLILGYAPYKKRSGILNAFIRYETCMNAIQMFSAAAMQLPYAAVGRNMAYKRSLLTESALQIKIPYGDDDLLVQHHSENIIVSSCLDPEGFIYTTAKQTYLDYFRQKMRHYATSKTYNFKSISYLSLYFGSLIIFYVGIVLLTCHGNWIEAISFYMLKHMICWPVFHRQTKIFDEKDVSKYYPLLELFYVCHISFQLPFLFFKRKHW; encoded by the coding sequence GTGTGCCTGAATTACTTGTATCTGGCCGTTTTGGCTTCTTTTTTTATCCAAATACTGTTCTGGAGGCTAATTTTTGTAAAATCCAGGCCCAATAAGCCCATAAAAGCTGCAGTTGCTTGTCCTCCGGTCAGCATCCTGATCTGTAGCCATAACGAATTTCCTCAGCTCCGGCAAAATATTCCTCTGTTTCTGGAACAGGATTATCCGGCATTTGAATTGATCCTGATTGATGATGGTTCAGACGATGAAACAGAAATTTTCTTTTCAAAAACGTATACAGGAAATCCAAAATTCATCTTTAAGCGGATTGAAAAAAAAAAGCAAGGCAAAAAGCCAGCGTTACTTACGGCTGTTAGTTTGGCACAACATCCCTGGTTGGCACTGACCGACGCCGATTGTACTCCGAAAGGAAAATATTGGTTAAAATCTATGATGCAATCAGCACACCATGATTCAGATCTGATCCTTGGCTACGCTCCCTACAAAAAACGATCGGGTATACTCAATGCCTTCATCCGTTATGAAACCTGTATGAATGCTATCCAAATGTTTAGCGCTGCAGCCATGCAGCTGCCTTATGCTGCTGTTGGAAGGAATATGGCGTATAAAAGGTCACTGTTAACTGAATCCGCACTTCAAATAAAAATTCCCTATGGAGACGACGATCTGCTGGTACAGCATCATTCCGAAAACATTATAGTTTCTTCCTGCCTGGATCCGGAAGGGTTTATTTACACCACTGCCAAACAGACTTATCTTGATTATTTTCGTCAGAAGATGCGCCATTATGCCACTTCGAAGACCTACAACTTCAAATCCATAAGCTATTTGAGTTTGTACTTTGGGAGTTTAATTATTTTCTATGTGGGAATTGTTCTGCTGACTTGTCATGGAAATTGGATTGAAGCCATAAGCTTTTACATGTTGAAACACATGATTTGCTGGCCGGTATTCCACAGACAAACGAAAATATTTGACGAAAAAGATGTGTCGAAGTATTATCCATTGTTGGAACTGTTTTATGTTTGTCACATTTCATTTCAATTGCCTTTCCTCTTTTTTAAACGAAAGCACTGGTAA
- a CDS encoding PKD domain-containing protein encodes MDKKFTVAYKNKIYGYLAAMEGLQAVRHGNGRDWWFVLKERGSARFNIYLHTPNGLFGPYNQTIGPVWEYPLQIVQATFSPDGNYYAIASQANGIHLFHFDRCTGELYRYLPLKYPPEDYRFYPMGFAFSPNSKVLYLSSYFSIYQYDLEARVIVNSYTLIDTLDGFSPPGSFPLTFYQLNLAPDHKIYCNTTNETNVLHVIHDPDKKGKACNLKQHDIYLPTSYIQSMPNFPPYRLYDKDGSICDTLGIDKVVHADFRYQQDTSQYLSFNFIDLTAYQPEAWQWNFGDPASANNTSTEQNPYHRFSAEGTYSVCLTAYNKHGSSEACKTIQIGTVNTKNNKAPYKFSKVLLQSPNPVCEILQININEYFPKNLQLYLINRLGQQVLSQRIYHGNNAVSLQGIKSGIYWAQWVESGRIVHSESLYIDGTGY; translated from the coding sequence ATGGATAAAAAGTTTACAGTTGCATATAAGAATAAAATATATGGATATTTAGCCGCTATGGAAGGATTACAAGCCGTTCGACATGGCAATGGCCGGGATTGGTGGTTTGTATTAAAGGAAAGAGGTTCAGCGCGATTTAATATATACCTTCATACCCCAAATGGTTTGTTTGGCCCTTATAATCAGACCATTGGTCCGGTATGGGAATACCCTTTGCAGATAGTCCAGGCAACATTTTCACCAGACGGAAATTATTATGCCATTGCTTCACAGGCAAATGGAATACATTTATTTCACTTTGACCGGTGTACCGGAGAATTGTATAGATATCTTCCCTTAAAATATCCACCTGAGGATTACCGCTTTTATCCAATGGGTTTTGCCTTTTCCCCAAATAGTAAAGTACTCTATTTATCTTCTTATTTTTCCATTTACCAATACGATCTGGAAGCAAGGGTCATTGTCAATTCTTATACTTTGATAGATACATTAGATGGTTTTTCACCACCTGGTAGTTTTCCTTTGACATTTTATCAATTAAATTTAGCGCCTGATCATAAAATTTATTGTAACACAACAAACGAAACCAATGTGCTTCATGTGATTCACGATCCGGATAAGAAAGGCAAAGCATGTAATCTAAAGCAACATGACATTTATCTTCCAACAAGTTATATCCAAAGTATGCCTAATTTCCCACCTTATCGATTATATGATAAGGATGGGAGCATTTGTGATACCCTTGGAATTGACAAAGTTGTGCATGCAGACTTCCGCTACCAACAAGATACAAGTCAATATCTGAGTTTTAATTTTATAGATTTGACAGCCTACCAACCGGAGGCATGGCAATGGAATTTTGGCGATCCTGCGTCTGCCAATAATACAAGTACAGAACAAAATCCTTATCATCGGTTTTCTGCAGAGGGAACCTATAGCGTATGTTTAACAGCCTATAACAAACATGGCTCCAGTGAAGCGTGTAAAACCATACAAATTGGAACGGTAAATACAAAAAACAACAAAGCCCCATATAAATTTTCAAAAGTATTATTGCAATCCCCAAATCCCGTTTGCGAAATATTGCAGATAAATATAAATGAGTATTTTCCGAAAAATCTCCAACTTTACCTCATCAACAGATTAGGGCAGCAAGTTTTATCACAGCGGATCTATCATGGAAACAACGCCGTTTCTCTTCAGGGTATAAAGTCTGGGATCTATTGGGCACAATGGGTGGAGAGTGGAAGGATTGTGCATTCCGAGAGTTTGTATATAGATGGAACAGGATATTGA
- the rsmG gene encoding 16S rRNA (guanine(527)-N(7))-methyltransferase RsmG translates to MDEILYYFKYLQPDQITKFEKLKSLYEIYNARVNLISRKDMDAFYLHHVLHSLTISAFVPWKPGCKILDLGTGGGFPLIPLAILYPELEFTGIDGTGKKVKAVEWISEELNLRNVKAIHIRAEEFKGNFHFVVSRAVCSLALLAQYSRHLLHNKYICPLPNGIIAYKGGDLTSEIREIQKQHYYEIWDIHTKFPNPYFEEKKLVYMQD, encoded by the coding sequence ATGGACGAGATCCTTTATTATTTCAAATATCTTCAACCGGATCAAATTACAAAATTTGAAAAACTCAAATCATTGTACGAGATCTACAATGCCAGGGTGAATCTCATATCCAGAAAAGACATGGACGCTTTCTACCTGCACCATGTTTTGCACTCGCTTACCATCTCCGCTTTCGTCCCCTGGAAACCCGGTTGCAAAATACTGGATCTGGGCACAGGAGGCGGATTTCCGCTCATCCCTTTGGCCATCCTTTATCCCGAATTGGAATTTACCGGGATAGACGGAACCGGAAAAAAAGTTAAAGCGGTAGAATGGATTTCCGAAGAATTAAATCTCAGGAATGTAAAGGCTATCCACATTCGTGCCGAAGAATTCAAAGGCAATTTTCATTTTGTAGTGAGCCGGGCCGTCTGCAGCCTTGCTTTATTAGCCCAATATTCAAGACATCTGCTCCACAACAAATACATCTGCCCTTTACCCAACGGAATCATTGCCTACAAAGGCGGCGACCTGACCAGCGAGATTCGCGAAATACAAAAACAACATTATTACGAAATTTGGGATATCCATACAAAGTTTCCCAATCCTTATTTTGAGGAGAAAAAGCTGGTGTACATGCAGGATTAG
- a CDS encoding DUF2062 domain-containing protein gives MWRKFRYWLIKISRDQGTTHEIAFGAAVGTFISIFPTFGAGTVIVLFLYRLWKFNLLAAIGGSMVSNVFTSPFFMAISYKLGSLFFVSKADINFKEWYKHLDHLSISVLAGSLIISTVLAFAMYYLISYFVSRYRRRKTRLQSVN, from the coding sequence ATGTGGAGGAAATTCAGGTACTGGCTGATTAAAATTTCCAGAGACCAGGGGACAACGCATGAAATTGCATTTGGCGCAGCGGTCGGAACATTTATCAGTATTTTTCCAACTTTTGGAGCCGGGACGGTAATCGTATTATTTTTATACCGTTTGTGGAAGTTCAATTTACTGGCTGCAATTGGTGGCAGTATGGTAAGCAATGTATTTACCAGTCCGTTTTTTATGGCAATCAGTTACAAATTGGGCAGTCTCTTTTTTGTAAGCAAAGCGGATATTAATTTCAAAGAATGGTACAAGCACCTGGACCACCTGAGCATTTCAGTGCTGGCAGGCAGTTTAATCATCAGCACCGTATTGGCTTTCGCAATGTATTACCTCATAAGTTATTTCGTAAGTAGATACCGCAGAAGAAAAACCAGATTACAGTCGGTAAATTAA
- a CDS encoding T9SS type A sorting domain-containing protein codes for MKTLVFRIFHIPFGQNALYFGFSILILIFHSLQHFKPRDPSQQKISAIDNGSNPCFIDTRLCGIYGGGTPDVVIGTDINSDNDITDYFTPDAYGTVTPPSNHYIVIQGTLRMNANFRGNSLKLRFGDGAKIIIESGKTFYGSSCKFFSCYDMWRGIEAPSAKSISLISCQIEDAEYALSVGSTVGLGMLNNDFTLNFVGIRNLGGTLKVGACIGNVFRGVEDLNLRPHYNSDTEIIDHYDAGTPYAGILLNNCSANIGRSNGSSSFTFSRVVFGIIANHSTLVVNGANFNHIYGTGADPLGAGIQAENSNVTVNKSNFSDIYFTGVYGFSTVLNISKCTFEHCANGIFSEYNVMGEIINIYDNIFEMNSGSFEDTKTTSNDYENYGIWMSRSAGAPGPINNIESNTFYIGGDNFNAFSAWVTEQSISYGGESIQFRGNKSIITSSEDMVCGYKIQCYQSNFVIIDTDTFIFNNPTRLNMRNAITAHSFGIGHQVLNNRFESTTTRTMNIGFYGGEFANASYCDNYFLNAMESFYFYGNCDRSSLATSTFDNAFRGVFIRDHNTEPGRIGVQDRKGNEWDCNLAVNQWAGYNAGLKPIDSKFWIETTDCHRFPQTGIFPPTWFELSNESEALDCMVPTVADSCGDILGFSLYDWDIISGNYPEGPANGLQIFNADYRLLERLIQDPDLLNCDTLVQNYWNSKSTSTAAELAELLNEIRKAIEIPGSILSDLEEIYESRDELNYSIDTLKENHNWQDSLGLDSIYLAKLDSFLDQLDDIKNQEDSIYEELRVLRYDDLEDLSDANDTITTDSIWETYLKTMNTFVIHVLQGVADSTDYANAEYIAAQDFGEGGPAVLHARVWFEGEDEEESLRKVKKNIGDSEEQFDALIHNKQKNLVEVFPNPGQGSSFIVSANQSIVSIACMDLHGKEVLYMKGSGDQTFIEFEGKDFIPGIYLLKVSLLDGIVETHKIFKN; via the coding sequence ATGAAAACGCTTGTATTTCGAATATTTCATATTCCATTTGGACAAAATGCATTGTATTTTGGATTTAGCATTTTAATTCTTATTTTTCATTCCTTGCAACATTTTAAACCAAGGGATCCATCACAGCAAAAGATTTCAGCCATTGATAATGGGTCCAATCCGTGCTTTATTGATACGAGGTTGTGTGGTATATATGGCGGGGGAACTCCGGATGTTGTCATCGGTACGGATATTAACTCTGACAATGATATTACAGATTATTTTACTCCCGATGCTTATGGTACGGTAACACCACCCTCTAATCATTATATAGTGATTCAAGGTACGTTGAGAATGAATGCCAATTTCAGAGGTAACAGTTTAAAGCTGCGATTTGGCGATGGAGCAAAAATAATTATTGAGTCAGGTAAGACCTTTTATGGATCTTCATGCAAATTTTTCTCTTGTTATGATATGTGGCGGGGTATTGAGGCTCCAAGTGCAAAGAGCATTTCATTAATATCATGTCAGATTGAAGATGCTGAATATGCCCTTTCGGTCGGATCGACTGTTGGACTTGGAATGCTCAACAATGATTTTACGTTGAACTTTGTAGGGATACGCAATCTTGGTGGCACTTTAAAAGTTGGTGCTTGTATTGGCAATGTATTCAGAGGAGTTGAAGATCTCAATTTGAGGCCTCACTATAATTCTGATACTGAAATTATTGACCATTACGATGCCGGGACACCTTATGCAGGCATTTTACTGAATAATTGTTCTGCCAATATTGGTCGAAGTAACGGGAGCTCCAGTTTTACATTTTCCAGAGTTGTATTTGGAATTATAGCCAACCATTCCACTTTGGTAGTCAACGGGGCAAACTTTAATCATATTTATGGAACCGGAGCTGATCCTTTAGGAGCAGGTATTCAAGCTGAAAATAGCAATGTAACTGTTAATAAAAGTAATTTCTCGGATATTTACTTCACTGGAGTCTACGGATTTAGTACGGTGCTAAACATTTCAAAATGTACATTTGAGCACTGTGCAAATGGAATATTTTCAGAGTATAATGTAATGGGCGAGATCATAAATATTTATGACAATATATTTGAAATGAATTCAGGTTCTTTTGAAGATACCAAGACTACAAGTAATGACTACGAAAACTACGGTATATGGATGAGCAGGAGTGCGGGGGCACCCGGACCGATTAACAATATTGAATCCAATACGTTTTACATTGGAGGAGATAACTTTAATGCATTTTCCGCCTGGGTAACTGAACAAAGCATTTCTTATGGAGGAGAATCCATACAGTTTAGAGGAAATAAGTCGATTATAACATCTTCTGAGGATATGGTATGTGGATATAAAATTCAGTGTTATCAATCAAATTTTGTCATTATTGATACTGATACTTTTATTTTTAACAACCCCACACGATTGAATATGAGGAATGCGATTACAGCACATAGTTTTGGAATAGGGCATCAGGTGCTCAACAACCGATTTGAGTCTACCACGACCCGGACGATGAATATTGGATTTTACGGTGGAGAATTTGCCAATGCCTCTTATTGCGACAACTACTTTCTTAATGCAATGGAATCGTTTTATTTTTATGGCAACTGCGACCGGTCCAGTCTGGCTACCAGTACTTTTGACAATGCTTTTCGGGGAGTTTTTATCAGAGATCATAATACCGAACCAGGCCGCATTGGTGTTCAAGATAGGAAAGGAAACGAGTGGGATTGTAATCTAGCAGTGAACCAGTGGGCAGGTTATAATGCAGGGTTAAAACCTATTGATAGTAAATTTTGGATAGAAACAACAGATTGTCATAGGTTTCCACAAACTGGCATTTTTCCACCCACTTGGTTTGAACTTTCTAACGAATCAGAAGCGTTGGATTGTATGGTTCCTACTGTCGCGGATAGCTGTGGAGATATCCTGGGTTTTTCACTTTACGATTGGGATATAATTTCTGGCAATTATCCGGAAGGACCTGCAAATGGTTTGCAGATATTCAATGCCGATTACCGGCTGCTGGAGAGATTGATCCAAGATCCGGATCTATTAAATTGCGATACCCTGGTGCAAAATTACTGGAATTCAAAATCCACATCCACTGCTGCTGAGCTTGCCGAATTATTGAATGAGATCAGAAAGGCCATTGAGATTCCTGGAAGTATCCTGTCAGATTTGGAGGAAATTTATGAATCCAGAGATGAGTTGAATTACTCTATAGATACTTTAAAAGAAAATCACAATTGGCAGGATTCCTTAGGACTTGACAGCATTTATTTGGCAAAACTTGACAGTTTTCTCGATCAATTGGATGATATTAAAAATCAGGAGGACAGTATTTATGAAGAACTGCGCGTATTGCGCTACGACGATTTGGAAGATCTTAGCGATGCCAATGATACCATCACAACGGATTCAATTTGGGAGACTTATCTGAAAACGATGAATACGTTTGTGATTCATGTCTTGCAGGGAGTAGCTGATTCTACAGATTATGCCAATGCAGAATACATTGCAGCTCAGGATTTTGGAGAGGGAGGTCCCGCGGTTTTGCATGCAAGAGTATGGTTTGAAGGAGAAGATGAAGAAGAATCACTGAGAAAAGTTAAGAAGAATATTGGAGACTCCGAAGAACAATTTGATGCGCTCATTCATAATAAACAAAAGAACTTGGTAGAAGTTTTTCCAAATCCGGGTCAAGGTTCTTCCTTTATCGTGAGTGCCAACCAGAGTATTGTATCCATTGCATGTATGGACCTCCATGGAAAGGAAGTATTATATATGAAAGGAAGTGGAGATCAAACATTCATAGAATTTGAGGGAAAAGATTTTATTCCGGGAATTTATTTATTGAAGGTAAGTCTTCTGGATGGAATTGTAGAAACGCATAAGATTTTTAAAAATTGA